The Polyangium mundeleinium genome contains the following window.
GTCCGTGAGCCTGGAAACGAAGCGCTCTTCGACATATGCCTCGAGTCCCGGATCGGTGCGTTTTCGCTCGTCCGTGAGATCGCCGAGCGGGCGTAGATCCGCCGCGAGCATGCGCCGCGCGGGCTCGAGGGCCTTCTCGATCGAGGCCACAAGGTTGCGTCGATCGTGCCGAAGCTTGGCCGCGGACGCGAGGAGCACCTCGTGCGTCGCGCGCGCCTCCTCGATCTTCGCGCGATCCTCCGCGGCGCGCGCCGACGCGACGGACGCGAGCTCGCGCGCGATGCGCAGCGCCCTGCGGCGGAGGGCTCGCTCGCGCAGCTCTGCCGATCGATCGACGATCCGCTCGGCGAAGAGCGCCTCGACGCCCGCCCACCCCGAAGCTTCGAGCGCGTCCGCGTCGCCGAGCTTGCCCTTCAAGGACAGCCGCGCCGAGAACGCGAGCGGCGGCGCGTAGGAGCCGATCCCCGTCTCCTGGAGGCTCGTCTGCACATGCACGAGCACACGCGCGAGCTCGTCGGGCGAGAGGCGATCGGCCTTGTTGACGAGGATCTGCACGGGCACGCCGAGGCCTTTGATCTCGGAGAGCACGCGCCGCTCACTCTCCTTCATCGGTCCGCTCGCGTCGAGGAGCCACACGGCGACGTGCGCTTCGTCGAAGGCCTGCCGCGCTGCGGCGATGTGATCGGGATCGGGCGCGTTGAAGCCCGGCGTGTCGAGGATCTCCACGCGCTTGAGCCGCTCGATCGGCGCGTAGATGAAGACCCTCTCGACCCGCTCGCCGCTCGCGGCGAGGCTCTTCAAGGCGGCCTTCAAACCAACGTGCGGCACGACGCGATCAGGCGCCCCGCGCACCACGATGCGCGCGAACGGATCCGGCGCCCACGCGACCCAGTGCATCGTCGCGGTCGTCGGCAAGACGCCCGTCGGCGCGACGTCCTCGCCGAGCAGCGCGTTCAGGAACGTGCTCTTGCCAGCGTTGAACTCGCCCACCACCGCGACGCGCAGCGGGCGCTCGCGCTCGACGGCGATCGCCTCGACGCCCGTGACGACGTCGAGCCGTTCGAGCGCACGCGCGGAGCGGCCAAGCTCGTCGAGCAGATCGGGCCACGAGGCGATGCCCTCATCGGGGACCCAGCTCCGGATGATCCCGCTCGCGATCTCGGCCGACCACGCGGCAGCTTCGCCCGAGACACGTTCGAGCTTGGCGAGCGCCGCGCGATGACGTCCCTCGGCCGCGAGCACGGCGCCCTCGCGCAGCGTGCGCAGGTCCTCGGGCAGGCGGCCCGGATCCCGCGCGGCGAGCGTGTGCAGGGCGTCGAGATCCCGCGTCTCGGTGGCGAGCCGGAGCAGCGCCGCAGCGGCGCCCGCGTGCCCGGCAGTCAGGCCCCGCGAGAGCGCGGCCCGCGCGTCGGCGCGGCGGCCCTCGGCGAACGCAAACGCCGCGGCCCACGCAGGCTCCTCGATGAGGCCAGCGGCCGTCACCACGCGGCGCGCGCGATCGACGAGCAAGGCATCGCGGCAGCCTGCGATGAGCGCGGAGAGCAGCTCCGCGGAGCCCGGCGCGTCGAGGATGCAGGCGCGCAGGCCGAGGTCGAGCGCGGGTGACCACTGTCCCTGCGCAAACGCGAGCCGCGCGCGGACGAGCGCGCCGCGACCGTCGAGCCGCTCGGGATCCACGACGGGCGCGTACCGCGCAGTCGCAGCCATGTCGCCAAGCGCGAGCGCGCACTCCGCGCGCCGCAACGCGACCTCGCGATCGGGCGCCGCAGGCAGCTCGGTCCCGGTCGTCGCGGCGACCGCGAGCGACGTGCCAATGCGATCGAGCCAGCGGCCGGCCCGCGCCGGATCTCCGGCCCATAGGTCACGGTCACAAAGGTCGAGGAGCGCGAGCCGCGCGGCGTCACGCACCTCGGGCGCATCGGCGGCGCGCTCGAGTGCCTCGGCCGCGCGCACGTCACCCATGCGCGCCCGTGCCTGACCGAGCCGCAGCCACACGTCGGCGCGCCAGGGGACGAGCGTGGCGAGCTCGGCGAGCGCTTCGGCCGCCTCGTGATCGAGGCCCGCATCCTCGGCAGCATCCGCCCACAACGCGAGCCCGAGCGGTGAGCCGGGCACGCTCGCGAGGATGGTCCGTGCGAGATCCCGCGCTTCGAGCGGGCGACCCCGCGCGAGCGCGAGCTCTGCGGCGCGGCGCTCGTTTTCGAGGCCACGCGCCAGGATTTCGACCCGTCCGAAGAAGTTCGACAGGCTTTCGACGAGCCGCGCCATGGCTGCATCAAAGGCCGGCCGCGGCTTCGGATCAAGGGGCTTCGCCCGTGACGTCCCTCGCCGCGTCGGCCCGTCGCCGCAGCACCAGGTACGGCAAGCCGGGCACGCGGCTCTCCGCGCTCACCACGAAGCTTGCGGCCATGTCCGGAAAACGCGCGATCCGCGCCTCGACGCCGCGATCGAAGATCGAAGCCGTCCACGGCGTCTCGACACGCGCGCCCGGCGCAAGCAGGAGGACGAGCGTGTCCACGCCGCGGGCGTCGAGCATCGCCGGCGCGATCCGCTTCGTCGTGTGCCCGCCCGGCAAGGCACCGATCGCCGGATCCGTCAGGCCCGCGAGATCGACGATGCTCGCCTCGGTCGCCGCGCCGACCCAGCCTGCGTCGAGCGAAGCCACGACGCGGGCGCCTTCGAGCGCAGGACCGAGCTCGCGCACGAGCGCGGCCCGAGCCGCGCCGACACGCGCAGCCACGGGGCCGATCTTGATCATGACGAAGAGCTCGCCCGCGAGCGCAAGCGCGACACGCGCCACCGTCACGCGCGCGTCCGCGACGGAGCCGAGGTGCGCAGCCGCGAGGATCACCGCGGGGAGCACGGGGACGACGAGGCGCGAGAGCGGCATCCAGTCGCCGCCCGCGACCGCGACCGCAGCGAAGTGAACGGCGACTGCGAGCACGAGGCCACGCACGAACGCCGTCGATCGAAGGAGCGCACGCGGCGCGACGAGCGCGAGCGGACCCGTGAGCAGGAAACACGCGAGCGCGTACTTCGCCCCGAGCCATGGATCCGAGGGCTTGGCGAGCACCGCGAGCGGCGTCGGACGACCGAACACGGCGAGGCGGATCGCGACGACGAGGAAAAAGGGCGCCGCGGCGAGGGCCGCACGAACCACCTCCGCGCGTCCGAGGCGCATCGACTCCCCCGGCGGCGGCGTGATCGCGACGACGAGCCCGAACGGCAAGAGCTCCGGCCGAAGCGCCGCCGCGAGCCCGAGCGGAACCACGCCTGCTTTCGGACGCCCGAGCGCAACGAGGCACACCGCGATCGACACGAGCGCGGTTGCGAAGCCCGTTTCGAGCCCCGCAACGCTCCACGCCGCGAGCGGCGCCGATGCAGGCAACATCACGAGCGCGGACCAGCGAGCGCGCGACGAAGACGCACGATCGATCGTGACCGCGAGCATCGCCGCCGCCGCTGTCCATACGAGCAGCCCGAGGACCTTTGCCGTCGCGAGCGCGTCGAGTGGTCCCCCCGCGGCGAAGGGCGCGAGCAGGTACGGAAATCCGAGCGGCGTGACAGCGTCTGTGATGGGACCGTGGACGTTCCAGCGGTAGCCGAGGCCACGCGCGATGTGGGTCGCGTAGCGCGCAGGGATGAGCGCGTCGTCGACGGTGAAGCCGAACAAGTAGAGCGCCGGCGCGAGCGCGAGGGCCGCGCCGAGCGCGGAAATTCCGAGGGCGCGCGGCCAAAAAACCGGCACGGACGGGCTCCTAGCGACACTCCATCGGTTTGTCCACTCCGCGACGATCGATGCACAAAACTTAGGAAGCGACAGAAGCCTCTTTAGCATTCGGCCCACGGATGACCGGCCTTACTCTCGTTGCCCGACGCCCCGAGATCCAGCCTGCCTCGACCTCCTCGGTCGACGGCCCGGCGCTGCGCGCGCTCTTCGACCTCGTGCTCGATCGCGCCCCCGACGCCACCGTCCTTCCCGAGCGCGACGCGACTGCGCTCGTGATCGACCTCGCTTACACGGTCGCGGACCTCTGCGCTTTCCGGAGGCGTCGCGTCGCCATCCGCGTGAGCCTCGGCGGCGAGCCCTGGGAGCTCGGCCTCGAACGCGCCGGGCGAGACGTGCTCGTCTCGCTCGCGCAGACGAGCTCGAAGCCCGAGGTGGCGATCCACGAGCGACGCGTCGACGGCGACGCGCTCTCCACGCGGATCCTCGGCGCCCTCGACGCGCTCGCGCGCCCTTCGGAGCAAAGCGCCATCGCCTCGCTCGCGTCCCTCGACGGCGGCGAAGCTCCGAGGTCCCAGCTCTACGGAGAAGCCGCGCGTGTCGCAGCCGCACGTGAGCACCTCGCCGCAAGCTCACCCTTCGGCGCAGGCGAGGACCTCGCCGAGCCCGCCGTCGTCGCGGTCGAGCCCACGGGCGACGTGCCGATCACGATCGCGGCCGACATTCTCATGCGCACGCCCGCACCCTCGGCAGCGGCGGAGACGGCCGTGCAGCGCGCCGATCTCTTCGCGCTCCTCTTCCGAGGCAAGCTGCGCGTCATCGTGGGCGAGCACGCGCGCGAGTTGCCCGACGTGTTCGTCTTCCTCTTCGCGGAGCAGCTCGTGGAGATCACGCTCGAAGCGCTCTCCGCGTGGGCGCTCGGCCGGCCCTACTACCGTCGCCTCACCATCGGCGGCGCCGTCTGCGCCGTGCGCATCCAAGGCGAAGGCCACGCCTCGCTCACGATCGGCATGCCGCGCCGCGGTACCGACGAGCGGGGCCACGTGTGGACGTTCCCGGCCGTCGACGTGGGCGCGCTCGTGCAGAGCGTCGTCGCCTTCGGTCGCGCCCTCGCGCGAAGCGTCGTGCGCCGCAACCGCGCACAAGCGCAGAACCTCCGTCTCTCCGCGTTCCGCACGAAGGTGCGCGAGCTCGGCGAGCGGATGCGCGACCTCACGCGCGACGACTCGAAGATCAACGACGCGCCCGAGGGTTACCGCGCCTTCGCCGCGTCCCTCCGTCAGCCGCCGCAGCCGCAACAAGAGGACGAGACGCTCGCGTCGAGCCGTCTGCGCTACACGCCGCGCTGGTTCGCCGCGATCCCCTCGATCGACCTGCGCGCCACGTTCCTCTGCGGCGACGCACTCGTCGTCGGCGCCACGCGCGAGCTCTCCTGCATCGATCGTCGCACCGGCGAGCTCGCATGGACGCGGCCCGTGCCGCGCGCCGCGAGCGTGATGACGCCGCTCGGCCTCGCGCGCATGGAGGCGGAAGGCGCGCTCCACCTGCATGACCTGCAGACGGGCGACGTCCTCTGGACCACGAGCCTCACGCCACGCGCCGGCGCGAGCACCTCGGGCGTCGTCGTGAGCACACCGGGCCTGCCGCGCATGCTCGTCGTGAGCGAAGGCGCGCGCCACCTCGCCGCGATCGATCTCCACGGCGGCGAAGTGCGGTGGCGCTACGCGTCGCGGAGGAGCGGCATGTTCCGGCTGCGGCGCGCAGGCAAGCTGCTCGTCGTCGCCTCGGGCGAGTCCGCGCTCGTCGCGCTCGACGTGCTCACAGGCGAGGTCGTCTGGCGGTTCTGCGATCGTCGTCGCTTCGCCTCGCACGTGACCGTCGATCACGACGCGCTCTTCGCCGTGAGCGGCGACGGCGCCTTCGTCGATCGCGGCAGCGCCCGTCTGCACCACATCGACCCCTGGTCCGGCGCCGCGCGCTGGAGTATCGATCTGCCCGCAGACACGCGCCCGCTCGGCGCGCCGCTGCTCGCACCCGACACCGTCGTCATCCAGACGCACGGGCGCCGCGGCACAGGCCTCGTCGGCTTCGATCGCGCCACAGGCGCCCCGCGCTTCGACATCGTCGCCTGCGCCTCGGCCGCCTCGTGCCTCGTCGTGGACGGCACCGTCATCCTCAACAGCGAGGGCGGCGAGCTCGTCGCCATCGACGCAAAGGACGGCGCGACGCGGTACCGTCACGTCTTCGGCGGCGCCGAAGGCGACAGGCCGCGCAGGCTCGAACCGATGCTCCGCTCAGGCGCACTCTTCGTCCCGCAGAGCGAGCTCTTCGTCGTTCGCCCCCAGGATGGAAAGCTCCTCGGCCGCGTCCCCGCCGACCTCGTGCCCGACCTCTTCCGCGTGGACGAGCGTTGCGACGTCTACGTCGTCGAAGAGAGCGGTCACATCGCTGCGTTCTCCACCGGCCCGCGTCTTCGGCTCGTGTGAGAGGGGGCTTTCGGGGCAGCGTAGCGCCGGGGTTTCACCCCGGGCCCCGTCTGTTCAACGATGGGGCGTAGCTCGGCACGCCGAGCTGCGCCCCAAACCCCGGGGCTGTCCGCCCCTGGACCCGGACCAGGGCAAGCCCTGGACCTCGGGTGCATCGACCGCGATGCGGTCGATGCAAGGGTCGAGCGCTGTGTCAGCGACGCTTCTTCTTCGCTGATTTCTTCGGCGGCATCGACACGACGCGCAGCACCACGTCGGCGACGCCCATCCGCACGATGCCCAGCGCCTCGGCTGCGCGCCGTGACAGATCGATGATCCGCCCTCGCACGTGGGGACCTCGATCGTTGATGCGCACCTCGATCGAACGCCCCTCGCGCTCGACCCGCACGATCGTGCCGAACGGCAGCGTCTTGTGCGCCGCCGTCATCTCGGTCGGCTCGTACGGCTCTCCGCTCGCGGTCGGCCGTCCCTTGAGCTTGTCCGAGTAATAACTCGCCCCGCCGCGCTCGACCTCCCCCGCACCAGCCGCGCCCGGAGACGTCGCCTCCGGCGTGACCGCGCCTCGCCCCGTCGCTTCTGCGCCGCCGCCGCAACCCGTGGACAGGCCGAGGACCGTCGCGAGAACGAGCACCGAAAAGAGACGTCGAACCAGCATGTTCGGGAGGCGCGCCGAAAGCGCGGCCCTACGTCCCGTCTATCCCGACATGCTGGGGGCTCCAAGCAAATTGGACGGCGGTGACGCCTACGTGGTGGCCGTCGCCGGCGGGTGCTCACGTTGGCCAGGAGCCTGCGCTCCCGCCTCTTCCACGGCCGCGGCGACGACGCTCGGCGTCAGGAGCTGCTTCACGCCGGCCTTCGATCGCACGAACCGCGCGAGCTCGACGAAGGGCACGCGCGTCGGGCAGATCTCTTCTTTCTCCGCGAGCACCTCCATCGGCACGTGCGCGAGAGAACGCGCCGCGGCGTCGTAGTCCGGCATGCTGCGCGACGACGAGAGCACGATCGTCATGAGCCCGGGGTACTCCCCACCCGAGGCCGCGATGCGATCCGCCTCGCCCACATCACAACGCCCACATGCGATGCACCGCGAAAAACTCGCGATGCGCTCGCGTTCTGCGGCATCGAGCGCTGGCAGACCGTCGGCGTCGTAGTTCTCGTGGAACAGAGGAAGGCCCGTCTTCCGCCCGAACAGCCTCCCAACGAGGACCTTGAGCAGCGACCAGGCAAGCACCACGAGAGCGAGCGCGCGACCGGAGAGCACGTTCTCCCTATAGCAACGCGCGCGCCTCGGGGCAGGCGTG
Protein-coding sequences here:
- a CDS encoding PQQ-binding-like beta-propeller repeat protein, with protein sequence MTGLTLVARRPEIQPASTSSVDGPALRALFDLVLDRAPDATVLPERDATALVIDLAYTVADLCAFRRRRVAIRVSLGGEPWELGLERAGRDVLVSLAQTSSKPEVAIHERRVDGDALSTRILGALDALARPSEQSAIASLASLDGGEAPRSQLYGEAARVAAAREHLAASSPFGAGEDLAEPAVVAVEPTGDVPITIAADILMRTPAPSAAAETAVQRADLFALLFRGKLRVIVGEHARELPDVFVFLFAEQLVEITLEALSAWALGRPYYRRLTIGGAVCAVRIQGEGHASLTIGMPRRGTDERGHVWTFPAVDVGALVQSVVAFGRALARSVVRRNRAQAQNLRLSAFRTKVRELGERMRDLTRDDSKINDAPEGYRAFAASLRQPPQPQQEDETLASSRLRYTPRWFAAIPSIDLRATFLCGDALVVGATRELSCIDRRTGELAWTRPVPRAASVMTPLGLARMEAEGALHLHDLQTGDVLWTTSLTPRAGASTSGVVVSTPGLPRMLVVSEGARHLAAIDLHGGEVRWRYASRRSGMFRLRRAGKLLVVASGESALVALDVLTGEVVWRFCDRRRFASHVTVDHDALFAVSGDGAFVDRGSARLHHIDPWSGAARWSIDLPADTRPLGAPLLAPDTVVIQTHGRRGTGLVGFDRATGAPRFDIVACASAASCLVVDGTVILNSEGGELVAIDAKDGATRYRHVFGGAEGDRPRRLEPMLRSGALFVPQSELFVVRPQDGKLLGRVPADLVPDLFRVDERCDVYVVEESGHIAAFSTGPRLRLV
- a CDS encoding dynamin family protein is translated as MARLVESLSNFFGRVEILARGLENERRAAELALARGRPLEARDLARTILASVPGSPLGLALWADAAEDAGLDHEAAEALAELATLVPWRADVWLRLGQARARMGDVRAAEALERAADAPEVRDAARLALLDLCDRDLWAGDPARAGRWLDRIGTSLAVAATTGTELPAAPDREVALRRAECALALGDMAATARYAPVVDPERLDGRGALVRARLAFAQGQWSPALDLGLRACILDAPGSAELLSALIAGCRDALLVDRARRVVTAAGLIEEPAWAAAFAFAEGRRADARAALSRGLTAGHAGAAAALLRLATETRDLDALHTLAARDPGRLPEDLRTLREGAVLAAEGRHRAALAKLERVSGEAAAWSAEIASGIIRSWVPDEGIASWPDLLDELGRSARALERLDVVTGVEAIAVERERPLRVAVVGEFNAGKSTFLNALLGEDVAPTGVLPTTATMHWVAWAPDPFARIVVRGAPDRVVPHVGLKAALKSLAASGERVERVFIYAPIERLKRVEILDTPGFNAPDPDHIAAARQAFDEAHVAVWLLDASGPMKESERRVLSEIKGLGVPVQILVNKADRLSPDELARVLVHVQTSLQETGIGSYAPPLAFSARLSLKGKLGDADALEASGWAGVEALFAERIVDRSAELRERALRRRALRIARELASVASARAAEDRAKIEEARATHEVLLASAAKLRHDRRNLVASIEKALEPARRMLAADLRPLGDLTDERKRTDPGLEAYVEERFVSRLTDPLVHEIAQHAGVAAPPAAAASVRAALMGAVAALEGLAERADRPLGRVIEAAIVAFAAALVAATEVGPPAAPFALIEQRAAMMERALSAKT
- a CDS encoding septal ring lytic transglycosylase RlpA family protein, producing MLVRRLFSVLVLATVLGLSTGCGGGAEATGRGAVTPEATSPGAAGAGEVERGGASYYSDKLKGRPTASGEPYEPTEMTAAHKTLPFGTIVRVEREGRSIEVRINDRGPHVRGRIIDLSRRAAEALGIVRMGVADVVLRVVSMPPKKSAKKKRR